DNA sequence from the uncultured Ilyobacter sp. genome:
TTTTCCTTTAATTTTATTTAATATCTTTAAAAGTTCAGGTATCTGCTCCTCTTTTTTTATGAGAAGTAGCGGAAGGTCTCTCACAGATGTTTCTTCTAAATAAGCAAAAATCTTTCCACTCTCATCTACAGTATAGACCCTGTCTTTGTATTGGGCATAGTAGCTAGGGTCTTTTTCTGTTATCTCAACTCTTATCTCATCAGGGAGTATTTTCTTTACCTTAGCCTTTTCTATCCGGATATCCTCTTCAAGTATTTCTTCAATTGCTTTAGGGTCTATGTCCCATATATATTCACCTATGACAGTTCCCATCTGCTTTTTTACTTCTCTTTGGGTTAAGTTTAGGTCTCCGAAAATCCAGATTTTTTCCACCCTGAAGAT
Encoded proteins:
- a CDS encoding FtsQ-type POTRA domain-containing protein, with product MKVIFRIILLFLFAAAFFYMDQTFLQRDIFRVEKIWIFGDLNLTQREVKKQMGTVIGEYIWDIDPKAIEEILEEDIRIEKAKVKKILPDEIRVEITEKDPSYYAQYKDRVYTVDESGKIFAYLEETSVRDLPLLLIKKEEQIPELLKILNKIKGKKIEKLISQIYIYNKWCINFVLFDGTIVKTDNNVEEKKYEVAERLYSELKLNQNDLEYMDIRFSDYIVK